The proteins below are encoded in one region of Antennarius striatus isolate MH-2024 chromosome 7, ASM4005453v1, whole genome shotgun sequence:
- the abhd17ab gene encoding alpha/beta hydrolase domain-containing protein 17A — MNGLSLSELCCLFCCPPCPSRIAAKLAFLPPEPTYAFLPDSDVGPPAQGTTGTSTLRVRSGASVAGSGAVEGRWKLHLTQRAEFQYSQRELDMTEVFLTRSSRGNKIGCIYIRCVPNARFTVLFSHGNAVDLGQMSSFYIGLGSRINCNIFSYDYSGYGVSTGKPTERNLYADIDAAWHALRTRYGISPENIILYGQSIGTVPTVDLASRYECAAVVLHSPLTSGMRVAFPDTKKTYCFDAFPNIEKVSKITSPVLIIHGTEDEVIDFSHGLALFERCPKAVEPLWVEGAGHNDIELYSQYLERLRSFIVQELGVPHA, encoded by the exons ATGAATGGCCTCTCTCTCAGCGAGCTCTGCTGTCTGTTCTGCTGCCCACCATGCCCCAGCCGCATCGCAGCCAAGCTTGCATTTCTTCCACCTGAGCCCACGTACGCCTTTCTTCCGGACTCAGACGTCGGCCCTCCTGCACAAGGAACAACGGGGACATCTACCCTCCGGGTGCGGAGTGGTGCATCAGTTGCTGGAAGCGGGGCAGTTGAAGGGAGATGGAAGCTCCACCTGACGCAGCGAGCAGAGTTTCAGTACTCGCAGAGAGAGCTGGACATGACAGAGGTGTTCCTGACTCGTTCCAGTCGAGGGAACAAGATCGGCTGCATTTACATTCGCTGCGTTCCTAATGCAAG ATTTACAGTACTGTTCTCACATGGCAATGCAGTAGACTTAGGCCAGATGAGCAGTTTCTACATCGGCCTTGGCTCTCGCATCAACTGCAACATCTTTTCTTATGATTACTCAGGCTATGGTGTCAGCACTGGCAAACCCACAGAGAGGAATCTCTATGCTGACATTGATGCTGCCTGGCATGCCCTGCGCACACG GTATGGCATCAGTCCAGAGAACATTATCCTGTATGGACAGAGCATTGGAACAGTACCTACCGTGGACCTGGCATCACGTTATGAGTGTGCTGCAGTGGTGCTTCACTCGCCGCTAACATCTGGCATGAGGGTGGCATTTCCAGACACTAAGAAAACTTACTGCTTTGACGCTTTCCCCAA CATTGAGAAAGTGTCCAAAATCACATCACCAGTTCTCATCATCCACGGGACGGAGGATGAGGTGATCGACTTCTCCCACGGTCTGGCTCTGTTCGAGCGCTGCCCCAAGGCGGTGGAGCCCCTGTGGGTGGAGGGGGCGGGACATAATGACATTGAGTTGTACAGCCAGTATCTGGAGCGTCTGCGCAGCTTCATCGTGCAGGAGTTGGGCGTACCGCACGCCTGA
- the rgl1 gene encoding ral guanine nucleotide dissociation stimulator-like 1 isoform X1, translated as MISSCPLATLLPWPAGPHHHHCLDLDCTILLKGEEGVSLQRYQPRSPDSSPHHWSSVQDWGEEVEEGAIYNVTLKRVQIQQAANKGARWLGAEGDRLPPGHTVSQMETCKIRSIRAGTLERLVETLLTAFGDNDLTYTSIFLSTYRAFATTQSVLQLLLDRYGSVEESKPDAGRCRSSDTNNAIRTALASTLRAWLDQCPEDFQEPPDYPCLHRLMAYLRSALPGSEALRRAEGLLEQLQTQASMDDTEAGFHGNSSFCLGEEEEVEIEVQEDFLSFDADLVAEQLTYMDALLFKKVVPHHCLGSIWSQRGKKHNKHSAPTVRATITQFNAVAACVVSTVLKHRQIRPHVRARVIQRWIDIAQECRIRKNFSSLRAIVSALQSNPLYRLKRAWACVHKDSMQTFEELSDIFSDHNNYLTSRELLMREGTSKFASLESCAKEHQKRTHKRLQLQKEMGAMQGTIPYLGTFLTDLTMLDTALPDLVEGGLINFEKRRREFEVIAQIKLLQSACNSYCLTPEASFLRWFKGQVQFSEEESYALSCQIEGLGDSSPTSPKPRKSMVKRLSLLFLGPDSTTASSPVRETPRSPPTGSSGESMDSVSVSSSDSSSPSDGEGQTPTHTSDSQQNKLSESSSCTSLHSMDTSSSTASVSMTPASPLLPGPLCTHRRSVSLTPLSSPSQSPAYNTQAQDACIIRVSLEHGNGNLYKSILLTNQDKTPAVISRAMAKHNLEVEPAEGYELVQVISEEKELVIPDNANVFYAMNTSANFDFLLRGRGSTGLPVQLRSRCSSTLPRAQHRSSLSLRLSKVTL; from the exons AGCTCGGTGCAGGACTGGGGGGAGGAAGTTGAAGAAGGAGCCATTTACAATGTGACGCTGAAGAGGGTTCAGATTCAACAGGCTGCCAACAAGGGAGCGAGATGGTTGGGG gcggAGGGGGACCGCCTGCCTCCCGGCCATACGGTGAGCCAGATGGAGACCTGTAAAATCCGGAGCATCCGTGCCGGAACGCTGGAGCGTCTGGTGGAGACGTTGCTGACGGCGTTCGGGGACAACGACCTGACCTACACGTCCATCTTTCTGTCCACCTACCGAGCCTTCGCCACCACGCAGTCtgttctgcagctgctgctggacag GTACGGAAGCGTGGAAGAAAGTAAGCCAGACGCGGGCAGGTGTCGCAGCTCCGACACCAACAACGCCATCAGAAC TGCTTTGGCCTCAACGCTGCGTGCCTGGTTGGACCAGTGTCCGGAAGACTTCCAGGAGCCCCCTGACTACCCCTGTCTACACAGGCTGATGGCCTACCTGCGCAGTGCCCTGCCGGGCTCCGAGGCGCTCAGACGGGCTGAAGGTCTCCTGGAGCAGCTACAGACTCAGGCCAGCATGGACGACACTGAAG CCGGTTTCCACGGCAACAGTTCTTTCTGCCtgggtgaagaggaggaggtggaaatCGAGGTCCAGGAGGACTTCCTGTCATTTGACGCTGACCTGGTGGCTGAGCAGCTAACCTACATGGATGCA ctgctgtttAAAAAGGTGGTTCCCCACCACTGCCTGGGCTCCATCTGGTCCCAGAGGGGTAAAAAGCACAATAAGCACAGCGCCCCCACCGTCCGGGCCACTATCACTCAGTTCAACGCCGTGGCGGCCTGTGTGGTCAGCACCGTGTTGAAGCACAGACAGATTAGACCACACGTCAGAGCGCGGGTCATCCAGCGCTGGATAGACATCGCTCAGGAGTGCCGAATACGCAAAAATTTCTCGTCTCTGCGAGCCATCGTGTCTGCGCTACAGTCCAACCCGCTGTACCGGCTGAAGAGGGCGTGGGCCTGCGTGCACAA AGACAGCATGCAGACGTTTGAAGAGCTGTCAGACATTTTCTCCGATCACAACAACTACCTGACCAGCAGAGAGCTCCTCATGAGG GAGGGAACATCTAAGTTTGCCAGTCTGGAGAGTTGTGCCAAAGAGCACCAAAAACGAACCCACAAGAGACTACAGTTACAGAAAGAAATG GGAGCGATGCAGGGAACAATACCCTACCTGGGGACCTTTCTGACTGACTTGACCATGTTGGATACGGCCCTGCCCGACCTGGTGGAG GGTGGTCTGATCAACTTTGAGAAGAGACGCAGG GAGTTTGAGGTGATAGCCCAGATCAAGCTGCTCCAGTCGGCCTGTAACAGCTACTGTCTGACTCCGGAGGCGTCTTTCCTCCGTTGGTTTAAGGGCCAGGTCCAGTTCAGCGAGGAAGAAAG CTATGCCTTGTCCTGTCAGATTGAGGGTCTGGGTGACAGCAGTCCAACTTCACCGAAGCCTCGAAAAAGCATGGTGAAGAGACTCAGCCT GCTGTTTCTTGGACCGGACAGCACCACAGCCAGCTCCCCGGTCAGGGAGACGCCACGCTCGCCTCCGACGGGCAGCTCAGGAGAGAGCATGGACTCAGTCAGCGTCTCCTCCAGCGACTCCAGCAGCCCGTCAGACGGCGAGGGTCAAACCCCCACCCACACCTCCGACTCCCAGCAGAACAAG CTGTCAGAATCCTCCTCTTGTACTTCGCTCCATTCCATGGACACCAGCTCGTCCACAGCCAGCGTCTCCATGACTCCTGCGTCTCCTCTGCTCCCCGGGCCCCTCTGCACCCACAGGCGCTCTGTCTCCCTCACGCCCCTCAGCTCGCCGAGCCAATCCCCAGCTTACAACACCCAGGCCCAGGACGCGTGCATCATCCGAGTTAGTCTGGAGCACGGAAATGGGAATCTCTATAAGAGCATATTG CTGACAAATCAAGACAAGACTCCAGCTGTGATTTCTAGAGCCATGGCGAAGCACAACCTGGAGGTAGAACCGGCGGAGGGATACGAGCTGGTGCAAGTCATCTCTGAGGAgaaag AACTGGTCATCCCAGACAATGCAAACGTCTTCTATGCTATGAACACCTCGGCCAATTTTGACTTCCTGCTGCGGGGGCGAGGCTCGACGGGTCTGCCGGTCCAGCTGCGAAGCCGGTGCAGCTCCACGCTCCCTCGCGCCCAGCATCGCTCCAGCTTATCGCTCAGACTCAGCAAGGTCACGCTGTGA
- the rgl1 gene encoding ral guanine nucleotide dissociation stimulator-like 1 isoform X2, with protein MRETLTMKFAWKTKMSSVQDWGEEVEEGAIYNVTLKRVQIQQAANKGARWLGAEGDRLPPGHTVSQMETCKIRSIRAGTLERLVETLLTAFGDNDLTYTSIFLSTYRAFATTQSVLQLLLDRYGSVEESKPDAGRCRSSDTNNAIRTALASTLRAWLDQCPEDFQEPPDYPCLHRLMAYLRSALPGSEALRRAEGLLEQLQTQASMDDTEAGFHGNSSFCLGEEEEVEIEVQEDFLSFDADLVAEQLTYMDALLFKKVVPHHCLGSIWSQRGKKHNKHSAPTVRATITQFNAVAACVVSTVLKHRQIRPHVRARVIQRWIDIAQECRIRKNFSSLRAIVSALQSNPLYRLKRAWACVHKDSMQTFEELSDIFSDHNNYLTSRELLMREGTSKFASLESCAKEHQKRTHKRLQLQKEMGAMQGTIPYLGTFLTDLTMLDTALPDLVEGGLINFEKRRREFEVIAQIKLLQSACNSYCLTPEASFLRWFKGQVQFSEEESYALSCQIEGLGDSSPTSPKPRKSMVKRLSLLFLGPDSTTASSPVRETPRSPPTGSSGESMDSVSVSSSDSSSPSDGEGQTPTHTSDSQQNKLSESSSCTSLHSMDTSSSTASVSMTPASPLLPGPLCTHRRSVSLTPLSSPSQSPAYNTQAQDACIIRVSLEHGNGNLYKSILLTNQDKTPAVISRAMAKHNLEVEPAEGYELVQVISEEKELVIPDNANVFYAMNTSANFDFLLRGRGSTGLPVQLRSRCSSTLPRAQHRSSLSLRLSKVTL; from the exons AGCTCGGTGCAGGACTGGGGGGAGGAAGTTGAAGAAGGAGCCATTTACAATGTGACGCTGAAGAGGGTTCAGATTCAACAGGCTGCCAACAAGGGAGCGAGATGGTTGGGG gcggAGGGGGACCGCCTGCCTCCCGGCCATACGGTGAGCCAGATGGAGACCTGTAAAATCCGGAGCATCCGTGCCGGAACGCTGGAGCGTCTGGTGGAGACGTTGCTGACGGCGTTCGGGGACAACGACCTGACCTACACGTCCATCTTTCTGTCCACCTACCGAGCCTTCGCCACCACGCAGTCtgttctgcagctgctgctggacag GTACGGAAGCGTGGAAGAAAGTAAGCCAGACGCGGGCAGGTGTCGCAGCTCCGACACCAACAACGCCATCAGAAC TGCTTTGGCCTCAACGCTGCGTGCCTGGTTGGACCAGTGTCCGGAAGACTTCCAGGAGCCCCCTGACTACCCCTGTCTACACAGGCTGATGGCCTACCTGCGCAGTGCCCTGCCGGGCTCCGAGGCGCTCAGACGGGCTGAAGGTCTCCTGGAGCAGCTACAGACTCAGGCCAGCATGGACGACACTGAAG CCGGTTTCCACGGCAACAGTTCTTTCTGCCtgggtgaagaggaggaggtggaaatCGAGGTCCAGGAGGACTTCCTGTCATTTGACGCTGACCTGGTGGCTGAGCAGCTAACCTACATGGATGCA ctgctgtttAAAAAGGTGGTTCCCCACCACTGCCTGGGCTCCATCTGGTCCCAGAGGGGTAAAAAGCACAATAAGCACAGCGCCCCCACCGTCCGGGCCACTATCACTCAGTTCAACGCCGTGGCGGCCTGTGTGGTCAGCACCGTGTTGAAGCACAGACAGATTAGACCACACGTCAGAGCGCGGGTCATCCAGCGCTGGATAGACATCGCTCAGGAGTGCCGAATACGCAAAAATTTCTCGTCTCTGCGAGCCATCGTGTCTGCGCTACAGTCCAACCCGCTGTACCGGCTGAAGAGGGCGTGGGCCTGCGTGCACAA AGACAGCATGCAGACGTTTGAAGAGCTGTCAGACATTTTCTCCGATCACAACAACTACCTGACCAGCAGAGAGCTCCTCATGAGG GAGGGAACATCTAAGTTTGCCAGTCTGGAGAGTTGTGCCAAAGAGCACCAAAAACGAACCCACAAGAGACTACAGTTACAGAAAGAAATG GGAGCGATGCAGGGAACAATACCCTACCTGGGGACCTTTCTGACTGACTTGACCATGTTGGATACGGCCCTGCCCGACCTGGTGGAG GGTGGTCTGATCAACTTTGAGAAGAGACGCAGG GAGTTTGAGGTGATAGCCCAGATCAAGCTGCTCCAGTCGGCCTGTAACAGCTACTGTCTGACTCCGGAGGCGTCTTTCCTCCGTTGGTTTAAGGGCCAGGTCCAGTTCAGCGAGGAAGAAAG CTATGCCTTGTCCTGTCAGATTGAGGGTCTGGGTGACAGCAGTCCAACTTCACCGAAGCCTCGAAAAAGCATGGTGAAGAGACTCAGCCT GCTGTTTCTTGGACCGGACAGCACCACAGCCAGCTCCCCGGTCAGGGAGACGCCACGCTCGCCTCCGACGGGCAGCTCAGGAGAGAGCATGGACTCAGTCAGCGTCTCCTCCAGCGACTCCAGCAGCCCGTCAGACGGCGAGGGTCAAACCCCCACCCACACCTCCGACTCCCAGCAGAACAAG CTGTCAGAATCCTCCTCTTGTACTTCGCTCCATTCCATGGACACCAGCTCGTCCACAGCCAGCGTCTCCATGACTCCTGCGTCTCCTCTGCTCCCCGGGCCCCTCTGCACCCACAGGCGCTCTGTCTCCCTCACGCCCCTCAGCTCGCCGAGCCAATCCCCAGCTTACAACACCCAGGCCCAGGACGCGTGCATCATCCGAGTTAGTCTGGAGCACGGAAATGGGAATCTCTATAAGAGCATATTG CTGACAAATCAAGACAAGACTCCAGCTGTGATTTCTAGAGCCATGGCGAAGCACAACCTGGAGGTAGAACCGGCGGAGGGATACGAGCTGGTGCAAGTCATCTCTGAGGAgaaag AACTGGTCATCCCAGACAATGCAAACGTCTTCTATGCTATGAACACCTCGGCCAATTTTGACTTCCTGCTGCGGGGGCGAGGCTCGACGGGTCTGCCGGTCCAGCTGCGAAGCCGGTGCAGCTCCACGCTCCCTCGCGCCCAGCATCGCTCCAGCTTATCGCTCAGACTCAGCAAGGTCACGCTGTGA
- the rgl1 gene encoding ral guanine nucleotide dissociation stimulator-like 1 isoform X3, translating into METCKIRSIRAGTLERLVETLLTAFGDNDLTYTSIFLSTYRAFATTQSVLQLLLDRYGSVEESKPDAGRCRSSDTNNAIRTALASTLRAWLDQCPEDFQEPPDYPCLHRLMAYLRSALPGSEALRRAEGLLEQLQTQASMDDTEAGFHGNSSFCLGEEEEVEIEVQEDFLSFDADLVAEQLTYMDALLFKKVVPHHCLGSIWSQRGKKHNKHSAPTVRATITQFNAVAACVVSTVLKHRQIRPHVRARVIQRWIDIAQECRIRKNFSSLRAIVSALQSNPLYRLKRAWACVHKDSMQTFEELSDIFSDHNNYLTSRELLMREGTSKFASLESCAKEHQKRTHKRLQLQKEMGAMQGTIPYLGTFLTDLTMLDTALPDLVEGGLINFEKRRREFEVIAQIKLLQSACNSYCLTPEASFLRWFKGQVQFSEEESYALSCQIEGLGDSSPTSPKPRKSMVKRLSLLFLGPDSTTASSPVRETPRSPPTGSSGESMDSVSVSSSDSSSPSDGEGQTPTHTSDSQQNKLSESSSCTSLHSMDTSSSTASVSMTPASPLLPGPLCTHRRSVSLTPLSSPSQSPAYNTQAQDACIIRVSLEHGNGNLYKSILLTNQDKTPAVISRAMAKHNLEVEPAEGYELVQVISEEKELVIPDNANVFYAMNTSANFDFLLRGRGSTGLPVQLRSRCSSTLPRAQHRSSLSLRLSKVTL; encoded by the exons ATGGAGACCTGTAAAATCCGGAGCATCCGTGCCGGAACGCTGGAGCGTCTGGTGGAGACGTTGCTGACGGCGTTCGGGGACAACGACCTGACCTACACGTCCATCTTTCTGTCCACCTACCGAGCCTTCGCCACCACGCAGTCtgttctgcagctgctgctggacag GTACGGAAGCGTGGAAGAAAGTAAGCCAGACGCGGGCAGGTGTCGCAGCTCCGACACCAACAACGCCATCAGAAC TGCTTTGGCCTCAACGCTGCGTGCCTGGTTGGACCAGTGTCCGGAAGACTTCCAGGAGCCCCCTGACTACCCCTGTCTACACAGGCTGATGGCCTACCTGCGCAGTGCCCTGCCGGGCTCCGAGGCGCTCAGACGGGCTGAAGGTCTCCTGGAGCAGCTACAGACTCAGGCCAGCATGGACGACACTGAAG CCGGTTTCCACGGCAACAGTTCTTTCTGCCtgggtgaagaggaggaggtggaaatCGAGGTCCAGGAGGACTTCCTGTCATTTGACGCTGACCTGGTGGCTGAGCAGCTAACCTACATGGATGCA ctgctgtttAAAAAGGTGGTTCCCCACCACTGCCTGGGCTCCATCTGGTCCCAGAGGGGTAAAAAGCACAATAAGCACAGCGCCCCCACCGTCCGGGCCACTATCACTCAGTTCAACGCCGTGGCGGCCTGTGTGGTCAGCACCGTGTTGAAGCACAGACAGATTAGACCACACGTCAGAGCGCGGGTCATCCAGCGCTGGATAGACATCGCTCAGGAGTGCCGAATACGCAAAAATTTCTCGTCTCTGCGAGCCATCGTGTCTGCGCTACAGTCCAACCCGCTGTACCGGCTGAAGAGGGCGTGGGCCTGCGTGCACAA AGACAGCATGCAGACGTTTGAAGAGCTGTCAGACATTTTCTCCGATCACAACAACTACCTGACCAGCAGAGAGCTCCTCATGAGG GAGGGAACATCTAAGTTTGCCAGTCTGGAGAGTTGTGCCAAAGAGCACCAAAAACGAACCCACAAGAGACTACAGTTACAGAAAGAAATG GGAGCGATGCAGGGAACAATACCCTACCTGGGGACCTTTCTGACTGACTTGACCATGTTGGATACGGCCCTGCCCGACCTGGTGGAG GGTGGTCTGATCAACTTTGAGAAGAGACGCAGG GAGTTTGAGGTGATAGCCCAGATCAAGCTGCTCCAGTCGGCCTGTAACAGCTACTGTCTGACTCCGGAGGCGTCTTTCCTCCGTTGGTTTAAGGGCCAGGTCCAGTTCAGCGAGGAAGAAAG CTATGCCTTGTCCTGTCAGATTGAGGGTCTGGGTGACAGCAGTCCAACTTCACCGAAGCCTCGAAAAAGCATGGTGAAGAGACTCAGCCT GCTGTTTCTTGGACCGGACAGCACCACAGCCAGCTCCCCGGTCAGGGAGACGCCACGCTCGCCTCCGACGGGCAGCTCAGGAGAGAGCATGGACTCAGTCAGCGTCTCCTCCAGCGACTCCAGCAGCCCGTCAGACGGCGAGGGTCAAACCCCCACCCACACCTCCGACTCCCAGCAGAACAAG CTGTCAGAATCCTCCTCTTGTACTTCGCTCCATTCCATGGACACCAGCTCGTCCACAGCCAGCGTCTCCATGACTCCTGCGTCTCCTCTGCTCCCCGGGCCCCTCTGCACCCACAGGCGCTCTGTCTCCCTCACGCCCCTCAGCTCGCCGAGCCAATCCCCAGCTTACAACACCCAGGCCCAGGACGCGTGCATCATCCGAGTTAGTCTGGAGCACGGAAATGGGAATCTCTATAAGAGCATATTG CTGACAAATCAAGACAAGACTCCAGCTGTGATTTCTAGAGCCATGGCGAAGCACAACCTGGAGGTAGAACCGGCGGAGGGATACGAGCTGGTGCAAGTCATCTCTGAGGAgaaag AACTGGTCATCCCAGACAATGCAAACGTCTTCTATGCTATGAACACCTCGGCCAATTTTGACTTCCTGCTGCGGGGGCGAGGCTCGACGGGTCTGCCGGTCCAGCTGCGAAGCCGGTGCAGCTCCACGCTCCCTCGCGCCCAGCATCGCTCCAGCTTATCGCTCAGACTCAGCAAGGTCACGCTGTGA